One segment of Primulina tabacum isolate GXHZ01 chromosome 14, ASM2559414v2, whole genome shotgun sequence DNA contains the following:
- the LOC142524904 gene encoding putative serine/threonine-protein kinase PBL3, with protein sequence MGICFGSSARVDATLSTPRDVSSLPNICNSSVRSNISTPFSSVKSDAASLPTPRSEAEILSSPYVKAFSFNELKNATRNFRPDTLLGEGGFGHVFKGWIDEHTLTATKPGSGLVIAVKKLKPEGFQGHKEWLTEVNYLGQLHHTNLVKLIGYCSEADKRLLVYEFMPRGSLENHLFRRGPQPLSWATRMKVAIGAARGLSFLHEAEEQVIYRDFKASNILLDGEFNAKLSDFGLAKAGPKGDKTHTSTEVIGTRGYAAPEYVATGRLSAKSDVYSFGVVLLELLSGRRAVDKTKVGIEQNLVEWATPYMVDKRKLFRIMDTKMEGQYPQKAAVSVAAISLQCLSNEPKLRPRMAEVLATLEKLQARKITRRHSSADNRASFDAESISPLQHSTSECKLD encoded by the exons ATGGGTATTTGCTTTGGTTCCTCTGCAAGAGTTGATGCTACTCTCAGCACGCCCCGCG ACGTGTCAAGCCTTCCCAACATCTGCAATTCATCTGTCCGTTCCAACATAAGCACTCCCTTTTCCAGTGTTAAAAGTGATGCTGCAAGCCTTCCCACTCCAAGATCAGAAGCAGAGATTCTATCATCACCTTACGTGAAGGCCTTTTCGTTTAATGAGTTAAAGAATGCGACAAGAAACTTTCGACCCGACACTCTTCTTGGGGAAGGAGGATTTGGGCATGTTTTCAAAGGATGGATTGATGAGCATACACTTACCGCTACAAAGCCCGGTTCGGGACTCGTCATCGCTGTCAAGAAGTTGAAGCCTGAGGGTTTCCAAGGCCACAAAGAGTGGTTG ACAGAAGTTAATTATCTCGGCCAACTTCATCATACCAACCTAGTTAAACTTATTGGATACTGCTCGGAGGCCGATAAAAGGCTGTTGGTGTACGAGTTCATGCCCAGAGGAAGTCTCGAGAATCACTTGTTCAGGA GAGGGCCTCAGCCCCTTTCTTGGGCGACTCGAATGAAGGTCGCAATAGGTGCAGCTAGGGGCCTTTCTTTCTTGCATGAAGCTGAAGAACAGGTGATATATAGAGATTTTAAGGCCTCTAATATTCTTCTTGATGGG GAGTTTAACGCAAAGTTGTCCGACTTCGGTTTGGCTAAAGCAGGCCCGAAAGGTGATAAAACTCACACATCTACAGAAGTTATTGGTACTCGTGGCTATGCCGCGCCAGAATATGTCGCCACAG GGCGACTGTCGGCCAAAAGCGATGTGTACAGTTTTGGGGTAGTTTTGCTGGAACTTTTGTCTGGACGACGTGCTGTTGATAAAACAAAAGTTGGTATCGAGCAAAACCTCGTTGAGTGGGCGACTCCATACATGGTTGACAAGAGAAAATTGTTTCGAATTATGGACACTAAAATGGAGGGACAATACCCTCAGAAAGCAGCAGTCAGCGTTGCTGCTATATCTTTGCAATGTCTAAGCAACGAACCGAAACTCAGGCCACGCATGGCGGAGGTTTTAGCCACACTCGAAAAGCTCCAAGCTCGAAAAATCACCAGAAGACATTCAAGTGCAGACAACAGAGCTTCTTTTGATGCCGAATCTATCTCACCACTTCAACATTCCACTTCAGAGTGTAAGCTGGATTGA